Within the Achromobacter spanius genome, the region TGCGGTCCCCCGCGGCTCCTGCCGGGCTATTCCACCTGCGGCCCGTGCCGGACTATTCCGCCCGGCTACCAGATCGCCGCCAGCTTGACCCGCCCGGACACGCTTTCCGCGATCTCCAGGAAGTGGTCCAGTGGGGGCGTGGCCAGTCCCGGGACCTTGGCCATATCGTCCCAGCGCCGCAGGCGGATCGCATCGGGCGCGCCCGGCATGCTGGCGAAATCCACCGCTTGGCCGGCATCGAAACTGCCCCCTTGCAGCGCCAGGCTGCGTTTGGAATCCTCCGACAGCGACGCTTCGTATTGCGGCTCTACATAGCAGAGGTAGCGCTTGGCCTCCACGTGCAGGCGAATCGGATCCAGGACGGCGGAACTGAACAGCCCGCGCAGAAACGGCAGCACGAAATACTGGTGCTTGTCGTCAACGCCGCGCAGGGTAGGGGTGCCGGGGCGGTCGGCGATCAGGTGGCCCAGGTCATGCAGCAGGCAGGCGGTAATCAGCGAAGCGTTGGCGCCATGGCGTTCCGCCAGCGATGCCGTTTGCAGCGCATGCCGCAAATGGCTGACGGACTCGCCATGGTAGGAACGGTGTCCGCGTTCCAGGAAAATCTGTTCGATGTCTTGCAAGGTCAAGGCCAT harbors:
- a CDS encoding phosphonate degradation HD-domain oxygenase, giving the protein MALTLQDIEQIFLERGHRSYHGESVSHLRHALQTASLAERHGANASLITACLLHDLGHLIADRPGTPTLRGVDDKHQYFVLPFLRGLFSSAVLDPIRLHVEAKRYLCYVEPQYEASLSEDSKRSLALQGGSFDAGQAVDFASMPGAPDAIRLRRWDDMAKVPGLATPPLDHFLEIAESVSGRVKLAAIW